Proteins from a genomic interval of Xiphophorus maculatus strain JP 163 A chromosome 7, X_maculatus-5.0-male, whole genome shotgun sequence:
- the LOC102228299 gene encoding trace amine-associated receptor 13c-like has translation MEGAELCFPELLNTSCSKPNYSPSDMMFFSIIVCLISFFIMILNLLVIIAIMHFRQLHTSTNVLLLSLAFSDFIMGFLLFFQIYLNDCWYLGNIMCALITVLGFTVASTSVQTMVLISIDRYIAICDPLHYPTKVTLKRTQVSVSVSWTCSLVYSTVILKENLEQPGRFNSCVGECTFEIGLTGFIVDLLFVFLLPITIIIILYVTVFVVAVSQIRAMRSHVAAVTHQRSGKGKPKKSEIKAARTLGVVIIVFLLCLCPYFCVSVLSPESIFSSLSGAYLLILYYVNSCLNPLIYALFYPWFRKSIKIIVTLKILKSGSSDANLL, from the exons ATGGAAGGAGCTGAACTCTGCTTCCCAGAACTCCTCAACACCTCCTGCAGTAAACCAAACTATTCCCCCTCTGATATGATGTTCTTTTCTATtattgtttgtcttatttcttttttcataatgATTCTGAACTTGCTGGTCATCATTGCTATCATGCACTTCAG GCAGcttcacacctccacaaacgTTCTCCTTCTTTCCCTGGCTTTCTCAGATTTCATTATGggttttctgttgttctttcaaATTTACTTGAATGACTGCTGGTATCTTGGCAACATAATGTGTGCTTTGATTACTGTTTTAGGTTTTACTGTTGCATCGACCTCAGTACAGACTATGGTCCTCATTTCAATTGACCGCTATATAGCCATCTGTGATCCTTTACATTATCCCACTAAGGTTACTCTAAAAAGAACCCAAGTGTCTGTTTCTGTGAGTTGGACTTGTTCTCTTGTTTATTCCACTGTAATTTTAAAGGAGAATCTGGAACAACCAGGCAGATTTAACTCATGTGTTGGAGAGTGTACATTTGAGATAGGCCTCACTGGATTTATTGTTGAtctcttatttgtttttcttcttcctattACTATAATCATAATTCTGTATGTTACAGTCTTTGTGGTGGCTGTGTCTCAGATTCGGGCCATGCGCTCTCATGTTGCAGCCGTCACACATCAGCGTTCAGGAAAAGGAAAACCgaagaaatctgaaataaaagctgCCAGGACTCTTGGGGTTGTTataattgtgtttctgttgtgcCTTTGTCCATATTTTTGTGTCTCAGTTCTGAGCCCAGAGAGTATATTCAGTAGTTTATCAGGTGCATATCTCCTAATATTATACTATGTTAATTCCTGTCTAAACCCTCTGATCTATGCATTATTCTACCCCTGGTTTAGAAAATCTATCAAAATTATTGTTACACTTAAAATTCTCAAGTCTGGCTCGTCAGATGCAAACTTACTGTAA